One Pseudonocardia abyssalis DNA segment encodes these proteins:
- a CDS encoding LysM peptidoglycan-binding domain-containing protein produces the protein MTSRPAITTGRSLLRLAVAGAVVVGAPLALAGTANAAPDSDWDRLAQCESGGNWSINTGNGYSGGLQFSPTTWRAFGGTGSPHNASRAEQIAVAERTLAAQGWGAWPACSRKLGLNGSAEPTRVRASAPVEAPAAAAPSSSGGGNYTVRAGDTLSRIAAANGTTWQQLWNDNSDVLSNPNVLRVGQSIQV, from the coding sequence ATGACTTCTCGACCTGCAATCACCACGGGCCGAAGTCTCCTGCGGCTGGCCGTTGCCGGCGCAGTTGTCGTGGGCGCCCCCCTCGCCCTCGCCGGAACCGCCAATGCCGCACCCGACTCCGACTGGGACCGCCTGGCCCAGTGCGAGAGCGGTGGCAACTGGAGCATCAACACGGGCAACGGCTACTCCGGTGGCCTGCAGTTCAGTCCCACCACCTGGCGCGCCTTCGGTGGCACCGGCTCGCCGCACAACGCGAGCCGCGCCGAGCAGATCGCCGTCGCCGAGCGCACCCTCGCCGCGCAGGGCTGGGGCGCCTGGCCCGCCTGCTCCCGCAAGCTCGGACTCAACGGCTCCGCCGAGCCCACCCGCGTGCGCGCCTCCGCCCCCGTCGAGGCCCCCGCCGCGGCAGCCCCGTCGTCGTCCGGCGGTGGCAACTACACCGTCCGCGCGGGCGACACGCTCTCCCGGATCGCCGCCGCGAACGGCACCACGTGGCAGCAGCTGTGGAACGACAACAGCGACGTGCTCAGCAACCCGAACGTGCTGCGTGTCGGGCAGTCGATCCAGGTCTGA
- the moaC gene encoding cyclic pyranopterin monophosphate synthase MoaC: MELTHVDGAGAARMVDVTDKVATARTAVATGVLRTTAEVVDLLRRDGLPKGDALATARIAGIMGAKRTPDLVPLCHPIALSGVVVDLTPDGAEVGIRATVRTTDRTGVEMEALTAVAVAGLALHDMVKAVDPAAVLDHVRVERKDGGKTGTWVRPEDRS; encoded by the coding sequence GTGGAGCTGACGCACGTGGACGGGGCCGGCGCGGCCCGGATGGTGGACGTCACCGACAAGGTGGCGACGGCGCGCACCGCGGTCGCGACGGGGGTGCTGCGCACCACGGCGGAGGTGGTGGACCTGCTGCGCCGCGACGGCCTGCCCAAGGGCGACGCGCTGGCGACCGCCCGCATCGCCGGGATCATGGGCGCCAAGCGCACCCCGGACCTCGTCCCGCTGTGCCACCCGATCGCACTGAGCGGCGTCGTCGTCGACCTCACGCCCGACGGCGCCGAGGTCGGCATCCGCGCCACCGTGCGCACGACCGACCGCACGGGCGTCGAGATGGAGGCGCTCACCGCCGTCGCGGTCGCCGGGCTGGCGCTGCACGACATGGTCAAGGCGGTCGACCCGGCCGCGGTGCTCGACCACGTGCGCGTCGAGCGCAAGGACGGCGGGAAGACCGGCACCTGGGTGCGGCCCGAGGACCGTTCGTGA
- a CDS encoding LysM peptidoglycan-binding domain-containing protein — MARYRGRHRAPAKFDGAGRAIARTALAGAVAGVPLVIAAPAASAAPDSAWDRLAQCESGGRWDINTGNGYHGGLQFSPSTWRGFGGGEFAPVAYQASRAEQIVVAERVLAVQGWNAWPSCSRQTGVRGEAASERSAPAAAPAAQPERVRLSGPTDGGYVVQRGDTLSRIASARNVAGGWQAIVEKNPGLAANPDVIREGQRLSL; from the coding sequence ATGGCTCGATACCGCGGCCGTCACCGTGCCCCCGCGAAGTTCGACGGCGCCGGGCGGGCCATCGCCCGCACCGCGCTCGCCGGAGCCGTCGCCGGTGTCCCGCTCGTGATCGCGGCCCCCGCCGCGAGCGCGGCGCCGGACAGCGCGTGGGACCGCCTCGCGCAGTGCGAGAGCGGCGGCCGGTGGGACATCAACACCGGCAACGGCTACCACGGTGGCCTGCAGTTCTCCCCGAGCACGTGGCGCGGGTTCGGCGGCGGCGAGTTCGCCCCGGTCGCCTACCAGGCGAGCCGCGCGGAGCAGATCGTCGTCGCGGAGCGGGTGCTCGCCGTCCAGGGCTGGAACGCCTGGCCGAGCTGCTCGCGCCAGACCGGCGTGCGCGGGGAGGCGGCCTCGGAGCGCTCCGCCCCGGCTGCTGCGCCGGCCGCCCAGCCGGAGCGGGTGCGGCTCAGCGGCCCCACCGACGGCGGGTACGTCGTGCAGCGCGGCGACACGCTCAGCCGTATCGCGAGTGCCCGGAACGTGGCGGGCGGCTGGCAGGCCATCGTCGAGAAGAACCCGGGCCTCGCCGCGAACCCGGACGTGATCCGCGAGGGTCAGCGGTTGTCTCTCTGA